The sequence GGATATGGCGGCTCATGTTTCCCTAAGGATGTAAAAGCACTGCTGCATACATCCAAAGAGCATGGGATGCCTTTATCATTGCTAGAACAAACAATCGCCATCAATGAAAAGCAGCAAGAATTTCTAGTAAAGAAGGCGCTTGATAGGTTCGGAACTTTAACTGGGAAGAAAATCGGCATACTTGGCCTTTCATTCAAGCCTGAAACAGACGACATGAGAGAAGCGCCATCCATTAGAATTTCACGTGCCCTAACCGCCTTAGGAGCAGAAGTCACCGCATATGATCCAGTGGCTATTACAAACGCAAGGCAGGTTATCGGGGATATCATCACATATACTGATGCACCGATAAAAGCGGCAAATGGAGCCGATGCTTTATTCATTGTTACAGAGTGGGAAGAGTTCAGAAAGCTTGAATTCGAGGCTATACTGGGTGTGATGAAAAATCGCATCATTTTTGACGGCAGGAATTGTTTAGATGAGGAGGATCTTCGGGAATGCGGGACAATCGAATATTATTCAGTCGGCAGGCCGAATGTTATTTTAAAAAGGGATGATTAAAATCATGCCTTCTTCTTTTTTTATTAGCAAAATTGTCTGATGAAAAGTTTAACAGGTGCTAACCGAAGAGTTATCGTACCACGAACTCCGCTTTCATTATTCCTTTATGAAAGACTTTTTAAAATAAGGGATCAGGGAATAGTAAAAGGGTTAAAAGGAAGTGGGGGATTAGATTGAAGCAGGTTAACCTAAAGCTTTTTATCGCTTTTTTTGGCTCTTTCTTCGGATTTATTGTAATGTCTTACCTCGTCCAGGCAGAGCATCTGGCAGCATTTGACCAGGAAATCATTCATGTTGTGCAGGGACTTGAAGCAGAGCGGCTGACGGAGATTATGAAGTTCTTTACTTATATCGGTACCATAAGATTTATCGTAATCCTGACGATACTTGTATTCTTATTTCTGTTTTATATTTTAAAACATAGGCTGGAGATCATAGTATTACTGTCTGTTGTTTTTTGTACACCTATTTTGAACCGGTTATTAAAGCTGTATTTCCATCGTGCCCGTCCGGATTTTAACCGGCTGATCGAAATAGGGGGATACAGTTTTCCGAGCGGCCACGCGATGAATGCTTTCTCTTTTTACAGTATCCTTGCCTTCCTCATCTGGCGTCATGTACCAACCACGCTGGGCAGAATCTCAGTCATCATTTTTAGCAGCGTAATGATTCTCGCAATTGGGATGAGCAGGGTTTATTTAGGTGTCCATTATCCTAGTGATATCTTAGGAGGCTTCCTTGCCAGCGGGCTCTGGGTCACAGCTGTTATCTGGTTTTTCCAAAGGTATAAGGAAAGGCCTGAAGCAAACTGAACGTCGAGACACAAGAGGAAAAAAAGAGTATTCTCGCTGAAGTATCGAAATCGCTTTTTATATACAGCTCAAAGATGGAGAAGCAGAAGTTTTCGTTAACAAGTAAGAGGAATATGTGCCCGAAAAATGGAGGAGCAGGAGATTTCGGTCAGAAGCAGGAGGAACATGTGCCCGAAAAATGGAGGAGCAGGAGATTTCGGTCAGAAGCAGGAGGAATATGTGCC comes from Mesobacillus jeotgali and encodes:
- a CDS encoding phosphatase PAP2 family protein, producing MKQVNLKLFIAFFGSFFGFIVMSYLVQAEHLAAFDQEIIHVVQGLEAERLTEIMKFFTYIGTIRFIVILTILVFLFLFYILKHRLEIIVLLSVVFCTPILNRLLKLYFHRARPDFNRLIEIGGYSFPSGHAMNAFSFYSILAFLIWRHVPTTLGRISVIIFSSVMILAIGMSRVYLGVHYPSDILGGFLASGLWVTAVIWFFQRYKERPEAN